The sequence below is a genomic window from Planctomycetia bacterium.
CGAGTGGCGCCCGCGTCGGAAACGTGTGCAGGCCGGGCGAGATCGACTGCCCGATTTCGACGCAGAACGAATTGAATCCCGACCAGGCGAACTGCCCCACGAAACTGGTGGGTACATTCGCGGGCCGTAATGGATGGATCACAGGAATGCGGTCAAACATCGAAATGTTGTTCTCGAGCCTGGCCGTGGTGGAGAGCATGCAGCGGGATTCGAGCGGCTCGGCAGCGAGGTGCGGAGCACGAGTGGCTGGCCGTGCGGTGCGGCGCTGGCGGGCTTGGCTGGCTTGGCCATCTTGGCGACGGGCTGCGCGCGAGAAGCGGCTGAATGCCGCGACGAGGCCGCGGGGCGACATGGTGCAGATCCTTGGTGCGGGAGGGATGACCAGGGGCGGGGGCCGTGTCAGCAGCCCGGGGAGCCGCTGGCGAGGCGGGGCGTACACTACCGGGGGGGGGAGGGGGGCGTCAAGGGGCCGCGCGATGAGAAGATGATGAGGCACACCTTCCCCGCCCCAAACGCCGTCCGACGAGGGTTCGGATCACCGCCGTGATCGAGAAGCCGTTTGAAACGCGGCAGGCGGTTGTCTGAAAACGCCCACACTAGCGGCGTCATCTCGTCCTTGCCCTTGCGACGCTGGTGCCTGTCCTTTTGGGCTCTTCCGAGTGAAGAGCGTGCGGGAGACCGAAGTCCTGGGGGCACTCACGCGTCTTCGCGAACTCCTGCAGGGCGACGTCGGACGTACCGGTTATGCCCCCAGCCAACTCACGGCCGCCGCAGGCGTCATGATGGGAATTCCCCGAAGCTCGCCGATCCCGAGAAGATGGGCATCGCCCGAGACGATCGCGTCGGCACTGCCGCCAACGGCCGTCGCCAGCACGCTGTCGTCATCGGGATCGGCGAGGATAACGGGGCCAATTGCCGAAGGCGCAACCAGCCGCACCAGCGCCGCATATCCATCAAAGAGATCATCGGCGTTTGCATTCAGCTTGGCCAACTGGCCGGAAAACGTTCGCCGAGACAACACGCCTTGCAACTCATCCAAGAGCGGAACGCTCGCGATGATGAGTGCCTTGCCGGCCGCAGCCGCATCGATCAATCGCCCTGGCACCCCGCCCCAGATGAGCCCGGATACAGCGGTGTTCGTATCAAGCACCAGCCGCACGACGCCGCTCCGCACGATACGCCGCGATCTCCGCATCGATCTCTTCGGCCGTCATGGGAGGCGTTCCGGCTGCAGAGAGTTTCTGCCGCGTCGCTTGCATCTTGGCGACGCGGGCTGCCGCGAGCCGTTCGCGCAGGATCGCCTCGATCGAGCCGGTCTCGAGCAAGCCTTCGGCCGCAGCCTCCTTGGCGAGGGCGTCAGAAATCGTGATTTGAACGGTGGTCATGGCAGGCTCCTCCGTGGATACCCCCGGATTATACGCGGAAAACGAGGCGGACTGGATACATCACCCCTGCCGGCCAGGCCCTGCAGAGATGATCCAACCGTCGGCCTTTGGGAGTTGACACGTGATACCCGGTCCCCGCCCACGGTTTACGACGGGGTGCCTGTTGAACGGCCGTCTCATGCCGCCTCTCGTTCAGAACGTCCACGGAGCTGAGGGTGGCCGTGAAAACACCGAGG
It includes:
- a CDS encoding PIN domain-containing protein — encoded protein: MRSGVVRLVLDTNTAVSGLIWGGVPGRLIDAAAAGKALIIASVPLLDELQGVLSRRTFSGQLAKLNANADDLFDGYAALVRLVAPSAIGPVILADPDDDSVLATAVGGSADAIVSGDAHLLGIGELRGIPIMTPAAAVSWLGA